The Megalobrama amblycephala isolate DHTTF-2021 linkage group LG18, ASM1881202v1, whole genome shotgun sequence genome segment GCTGAAACAGCATTCTTTTTGCAAACTTGCAATGTTAAAACAAATGGTCACACATTTTGGTTAGATGTGCTATAAAAATGCTTACAAACCACATAAAGtttcacatttctgcttttaaaaatTGGCCTTGTTCACTTCCATGGAAAGTGCCACAACATAACTTTTTTTGCTTCTTATTTTATGTCGTATGTTAAAGGCATTCACAGTCATTTTGATGtgtgtaaaatgtttaataggACTCAATATACTTGAATATCTCCGAAATTAATAGCATTGATTGCACTTCGGAACAAGCTGTAAACTCAGTCAGTAAGTTGTGTGCGCGTGAGGAGCAGCGGTCACGCTAATGGTTTATCAGAGCTGCGTGCTTTCATTGACTTGCACAGTTTAATTCTTACACTTTAATAGTATTTACAATTCCTAACTTAATATAACAAGCTGTGTTACTATGAGGAATGATTACCTGAAAATGTAGATCTGTATGCAGGTACGAGTCTCATGTACTTCCAGTCTTTAAAGTTTTTTTCCAAGAGAAAATATCAAGAATTTTCAAGGATAATATtcaaaattaagcacatttcaaACCttgaaaacataataataatcaagcattttccaaacttttaaaactcTGTAGGAACCGTGTTATTTCTATACAGACATAGGCTACCAATAAGTGAATGTTACATATGACAATACAGAGACATAGCTAATGGCTACTAGGAATAACAGCAACTTCTTCCTACATTCATTCTTTCAACACAAGGTGAAGAGTCATGGTGTCCGCAGCACGTCAAATCTTGGGCATCTGCCTGGCTATGATCGGCTTCTTGGGAAGCATCGTCATCTGTGGCTTGCCCAACTGGAAGGTGACAGCATTCATCGGAGCCAACATTGTGACCGCTCAGATCATTTGGGAAGGTTTATGGATGAACTGTGTGGTTCAGAGCACAGGACAGATGCAGTGTAAGGTCTATGATTCTCTGCTGGCACTTCCTCAAGATCTGCAGGGCGCCAGAGCCTTGGTGATCATCGCCATCATCGCTGGGGTGTTTGGAATCCTCCTGTGCCTCGTGGGAGGAAAGTGCACCAACTTCGTGGAAGACGAGGCGTCTAAAGCAAAGGTTGCTATCGCCAGTGGCGTCATCTTCATCATCGTTGGAATTCTTGTCCTCATTCCCGTCTGCTGGACTGCGAATACCATAATCAGGGACTTCTACAACCCTTTGTTGGTGGGCAGCCTGAAGAGGGAGCTCGGGGCATCGCTTTACATTGGCTGGGCTTCAGCCGGCTTGCTTTTCCTGGGTGGAGGTCTCCTCTGCAGCTCTTGCCCACCGAGTGAGGATGTTCCCCACAATGTGAAGTATTCTCAAGCCAGATCTGTGGACAGCAGCAAAGCTTATGTATAAAAAGTGAGATCAACTAAACAAATATGTTGAAGAGGAACTGATTTACACAGTAAGaatctcaaataaaaaaatgtcatttcttCAAATGAAGATTATGAACAAAAAAAGAGTATTGGAATGTTAATTGCcacaaaatataaaagcatTACACACgttcatattttttcattttatattaattcaaGAAATGTGCAAAGGCTGTGTGCAAACGTTCATTAATTGGGGTgattctgtcacttttgatcaccGTTGTGTTCTCAAGACCCACATTACcccattcaaaatatttttgtttagtgtTTCATTCAACATAATTGCTCatattatacactactgttcaaaagtttggggtgggTAAGATTTTTATGCtcagcaaagctgaatttattctttaaaatgcaggaaatagtaatattgtgaaatattattaaattttaaaacaactgttttctattttaaatatattttatcagtATTGAAAACCACTgatctgtttaatatttttgtggaaacattgATACTTCTTTCCAGCATTctgtgatgaatagaaagtttaaaagaacagcatttatttgaaatacattttttttgtaacaatgtaaaagtctttagagtcacttttgatcaatttgatgcATTAAATGGTActgtaataatgtaatatatatatatattcattattctatattaaaaatgtatatcaaGCATGCTTTAGTTTGTAGCTAATCTGTTCTTATATGCAGTCATCAAATGTCATTATCCAGAGGGTTATTTTCATAGTTTTACCTCATATTATAGTTAAGAACCATTATCTATATGACTTATAGCAATGTGTACCTAATAACTAATATAACTAAACTCAAACATTGTGACTATGTGTGTATTTCCCCAAACAAAATATACACAACTTtctaaatattcataaatagtcaataaataaatatgcaaatagtAAAGTACGTTATTGCCAACATAAACATGTTGAAAAGTGTGCTTGAGTTTGTGCATGTTAAGTGTGCATGTTTAAGTGCTTGAGtttctgatgtttttttttttttttacaacaggAAGAGACTGAcctcactgtttttattttcgGTAGGTTTTTTTCCACACTATGGCACCAAGGTACAAGAAATGACTCAAAACTACTGTGTCACCTCTTAGGTATGACGATGACAGcaaaatctaaatgtaatgaGCAACCTTTGCTTTCTGGGAAAACTGCTTCGACATACGCTCTGTGACTCATCATATCTAGTCATCTGAAACTAAGTAAACAGGTGAGCAGCAAGATTGTGAACATGCTAACAACAATCCTGTTTCGCAttcatatatttcatttaaagctTTATTTAACTTTTACAATTTATGAACTTAATTGTTAGTCCTTTAAATTAGTAAACCACACTTGCCTTCCATTTTATCTGTATCATAAATACGTAAATGGCAGTAAAGTAGTCATCAttcactcatgttgttccaaacttatatgactgactttcttctgtagaacatattttgagaaatgtatcagtgtttttttgtccatacgATGAAAGTCAAAAGtcatcaaaactctttggtttctaacattcctcaaaatatttttttattaagtcccatggaaaaaaagaaagaaagtcattcaAGTTCAAAACAACATGACGGTAGAATAATTATAGCATCAATTATGAACTTTTCATGGGATACAGGGGCTGCCTCATTGGTCAGATCTCAAACAGAAAGACAAAAGCGTGAGATCGAAACTTCATCTGGATACCTGAATGCAGAAACACCTGAGCCCTTTTCAGGAGTCCAACGCAGATGTCCAAATTTCCTCTTTTTACATGACCCGCCCACATTGTCCAAGGAATCTGGTTAGTCTGGTAGCATGTGGACTAATGGAGGCATGGTCTGTGCACTGCACACGCCTCCCCAgtcattctctctctttttagCATACAAACACCTCATCACTGTCACCAGAGTGAAAGCTGAGCTGCAGACAGGAATGAGTGAAGAAGGAAACAAGGCCTTCAAAAAGGCTTTAACTGTTGAAAGGAACGAAGAGGCCTCAGTATAGCAGTGGACGTGTATAATTTAACCCCAGCGAGATGGCTTCCCTTGGCATGCACATGCTGGCGAGTGCCTTGGCCTTACTGGGATGGACTGGAGCCCTCCTGTCCTGCATCATGCCAATGTGGCGTGTGACAGCCTTCATTGGAACCACCATTGTCACCTCAGAGACCATGTGGGAGGGCATTTGGATGAGCTGCGTGATACAAAGCACAGGCCAAATGCAGTGCAAACCGTACGAGTCCACGCTCGCATTAAGCTCAGATCTGCAGGCCGCTCGGGCTCTCACGGTCATGTCCATCCTTTTAGGAGCGGTGGGCCTTGTTTTGGCCTTCATCGGAGGAAAATGCACCATTTTCATGGGCGGTTCCAAAAGATCCAAAGCCAGAATTGCAACAGCGGCCGGTGTGACGTTGATCGTCGCTGGAATTCTCTGCATTATCCCTGTCTCCTGGTCGGCTGGCATTGTGGTACAAACGTTTTACAACCCGCTGATGACCAATTCGCAGCGCAGGGAGATTGGCGGTGCCATTTATGTTGGTTGGGGTGCATCTGTCGTCCTCATGTTGGGTGGAGGAATGTTGTGCACCACCATCTGCAAAGACAAAACAGAGGATGACAGCGGTCCTTCAGTGAAGTACCTGATCGTGCGCTCGTCGCAGGCAGGGTCCAGCAGGGCCGGCTCGCAGAGGATGCGCCCCATCTCTGTGAGGTCGATGCAGAGTGCCACTCCATCTGTGAGGTCCCAATGGAGTCAGAAAGTCCCAATGAATCAGGGTAGACCTCCCTCCACAGACTCCCACCAGAGCAAGCCATCAACTACAAAGTCCCAGCTTGCCAGAGCCGAATCGATGCCAGAGTCTGAGCAGGACAAGGGGGCGTGGACAAAGTCCCAGCTGATTGATGATGGTTTGGATCAAATGCTGGCCCCCTCTGAATCTAGCGAGACACCTGAAGATGCTCCAAAGACATACATTTGATTAAGAAGACAATGAAAATGCAAGATCTGTGTTGACTGAGGGACTTACATGGACTTGGACAGTCATATACCTGCTACAGCACTGTGAATGAGGAATTATTGGTCAAATGAAGAAACTAAGAATTTAGTGGATGAACATTATTATGTAAAATTGATAatgatcacattttcttttttgattttttttagagAATTGGAGGCACTTTAGGAAATGCAGCTAATTGAGATGAAGATTTGCACTGTGATTACACTCAGACCTCAGCAGtcaagattattattgttgttttatagttcattttaatagctttgatacattttatgtgtttaatgtgtatatttacaataaataatgtATATTCATGATTGTATGTGGTAAAATGTTTCCTCCTCAtgttatatacatatataatgtcATGAATAAAATGGCTGTCAGTAGTTAGCACAGTTTGTTCTGCTTtgtaatgtaaaaaacaaaacctgaCGCCGCTTCAACAAACATATGGAAATTCgtcagtttcattttgtgtttttttttttacctgctaAGAATCtaaaatgaacatacttttggTTGAAATACTCATATGAAAGCACTGCTATGACCTTGGCCACACATGTGGTCTTTTAGAGATGGACAATGGTTTGGTTCAAATGTTACAAGAGAGGGAAAAGAACACTTGCTTCATTGTTAGCTATTCTTGTGTCAGCTCAAGCCTTGAATGAAACGGCAGATCCAGGCCAAACCGGTTCAACAGAAAGTATCACCTCATGAAAACGCTTTGCATATTGTTGGGACACAGTGTTTAAAAAGATCTCAGTGTGCTATAATGAAGCTATTCTTCAGTTTTACTTAAAACCTTAGTTGAATTAGGTGTTACAAGTTATGTAGTATGAAGtcaacacttcctgaatgacTTTTTATTCTCTTATAATATTTGTTTGGTCAAAACACTGTCATTGCACCTGTTCTTAACTTTTCTAAAGGGAAAAGGGAGCTAATAAATAATCAAAACTGTGGAGTTTTGTAATCTGTTTATTTGCACATGTTCATTTATCTCTGTCTGTGCCAGAAGTATTGTCTAAATGACACAAAATCAAAAGTATTTTAATGGTCTCTGTTAGGTTTTGATGTTCATTAATGcacatataatataatgcaattTCAACATcttaacactttttaaaaaatcattggATTTCAATAACCTTTTTAACTGGAATGTGTccttttaaaatattcatatcCGTATTATGCACTCAGAAatccaaaccaaaccaaaccttgtttgtgtgttttatttatgtCACCTGACACCAACGGAAATGGCAGCTTCAAAAATTTCAGCGGTCGGAGTATCGGGGAGTGGCAAACTGAAAGGTTAGATGTAACTGGGGAATGGTAGATTTGTAACCATATGCCTCAGACATTTTCTCACGAAATCTTTTAGGTTCACGGACTTCACTTGAACAAAAACCTTAAAGGTTTTCAAGTGACTGCACTGTGTACAAGTGGCAGGTGAAATAATTTAGTGCCAAAACAAATAGATGGATCATGTTTTGACATTTCTCTTGTCAGGTCAGGTACTTCTCTTGGGaaaaaaagtacttttaaaACAAGTGATACTatgatttatgaaaaaataCCACCACCTGCTGGTGGAATAAGAATTCTGTAGAACAGCTGTGTGGATTACTGTGCAGATTTAGGTTGCCCTTGTGTGATCCTGAAATCCTAAACACTTCTCTGATACAGATAAATGGTGCCTGGAATGTACCCACTGTCCTTTTCTGAAACAGCTCTCTCCCATTCCTCCACCTCAACAACAGTCACACGGCTCCATTTCTGCTCTTCCTCAAGTGCTTTGATCATTTTCTCCAGCTCAGCCTTGTACTCCCGGTTATCAGCGTTCCCTCTTGTAGTCATGCACACATAGCCGCCTGTTACACAGATTGATGGAGATTAGGAAGAATCTCTGAAATTGACATGCATACAAAATGTACAACAATGACATCACATCAATTAAACCATtgtattaaattagaaaaactTAAAGCACTTAATTAAAGTTTAACTACATGCATGCGTCTTGCAATAGTTATTAATGTGAAATGCAAAAGTTACCTGGTTTTGTAAGATCACAGAGCTCTCTGACGACTGTCAAAGGCACCTGCCCAACGCTTAGAGCTCCAACGATTATAACGACATCATATGTTTCTGAGACAAAGAAGAGAATAAAGTCAAAAATGCAAAAGTGCTAATCAATATAAATAGCAATATCATTACAACAAAAAGACTCCAACATCaaaaggcattttttttttttcagattcagAGCATTAATAACACTAAAATGAGGAGAAATCAAAATGTATATTCTTTATGTGCAGACTGTCCTATAGATAAAACCAGCAGTATATTTAGCAGATTTATTTCAACAAAGTTCTGGTTTTAATAACTCTGTAATAGGTTGTCTTTATTACAACAGTCTGAAATTGCAAAATGACATCCAAACAGACATTATTACAGATTATTAAGTTACATTTTGATagcaaacacacaaaacattaaAGTTCACAGTGTGGTATGGTTCATTACCAGCTGAAATTTCATCTTGACCAAGCAGGCACTGTGTAAGTTGCTGATAAAGTCCAGTTTTCTTTGCCAACTCCAGCATCCTCAAACTTCCATCTACTCCAACAAAGTGACGAAACCCCATTTGCTTTAACTTTTCTCAAACAAatgggattaaaaaaaaaaaaaagacattagtCTTTGCATTGGAGGGTAGCAAAACACACATTAAGAGATTTTTCCATCTGCTTTTAATTCTTTACAACCCCATATTTTAGCAGATAAGTTAATTACTAGCCTAATTTTGGCCTCGATCTCAACCTAGAGGGTTGGGTCttagatttttttaactgaaagaacTCAAAGAGTGAGAGTAAATGGTAGTCTTTTATCCACCCTGATAACATCTACAGGATCTCCTCAAGGCTGTGCTTTTACATCTTATATACAAATGATAGTACAAGTAAATATAACAATAGGTACTTTTTAAAATTTGCTCATGACTCAGTTATTGTGAGTCTTCTGGAAAACAATGAAATATGTCATGGTCCAGTGGTTGATGACTTGGTGTGAAATGGTGATGTAGATATGGTTATTGAttttagaacaaaaacacattcttcTTAGGTCACATTTATTAAGGGTTTTGTGTGGAATGTTATAAATACCTGGGGACAATTATTGATAATAGATTGCATTTTGATGTGAACACAGAAGCATTGTGTAAAAAGAGACAGCAGCGCCAATATTGTCTACGaaaattaagataatttaatATAGACAAGACACTGATGGAATTGTTCTGTAAGTCTTATATATAAGTGCTGACCTTTTCTATTAGCTGCTGGTTTGGAAATCTTAGTGTGAAACAGGTTAGTGTGTTAAATTGAATATTCACAAACTGTCATGATCATTACTGGGAGTGCCCTTGTCTgacaccagagggcactccaaccctgACTGTTTCTCACCCCTTGTTTGTCACCTGTCAGAACTTCATTACCcataacacacttcccggactcattatcactTCATTGCAACCATGACACAAACAGTGGGAAGATCATAGGCAAAGAATGGtttgtcagttttgttcaatagaaatgttttgtgaaatgtttCTAGATAGTGACCATTTCTTGCACCCAGATTTTTCTATGCTGCCTTCAGGTGAGTCGTTATAGAATACCAAAGATGAAAAATAACCGAATTAAATATTCCTTTGTTTCCTGTGCAATTTGATTGTTAAACAGTTTTAAAGAAATTTCTTAGGTAATTTTAGAATGTatgatatatattatgtatttttattttttattttcaataagtATTGTATTCTGGTAGTTGTGTCTATTGCGCTGCATCCAAATTGCTCGTAAGggatcttaaagggatagttcacccaaaaatgaaaatttgatgtttatctgcttacccccagggcatctaagatgtaggtgactttgtttcttcagtagaacacaaatgacgatttttaactccaaccgttgcggtctgtcagtcgtataatgcatgtcagggggaacttcgtctataagagtaaaaaaaaacacgcacagacaaatccaaattaaaccctgcggctcgtgatgacacagtgatgtcctaagacaagaaacgatcggtttgtgcaagaaaccgaacagtatttatatcattttttacctctaatacaccactatgtccaactgccttgagcacgCGCATggcatccggtgtgtgaggtgtGTACGTGCTCTGGCGTAGTTTAAACATGGTGCCTGTAATACAACAGTTGTTATACAAATGGAAGTAAACCactaaaaaacatggttttattacATCAAAACTTCAAGTGTATATTAgaggttaaaaaaaattgatataaatactgtttggtttcttgcacaaaccgatcgttttgtgtcttaggacatcaatgcgtcgtcacgagccgccgggtttcatttggatttgtctgtgcgtgtttttttttactcttatagactaAGTTTCCactgacacgcattatacgactgacagactgcaacggttggagttaaaaatcatcatttgtgttctactgaagaaacaaagtcacctacatcttggatgccctgggggtaagcagatctTGACCATTAGCAGGTTTATCACATTCTCTTGTGCCCACCACCAGCATTCGAATAAAGCAATGCTTACATGTCCAGAGACCAGGCCTGTTCCGCAGGCCACATCCAGGACAGTGGCCTTCTCCCTGTCACCTGTGAAAAATGAGCTCACACACTCAGCTGCTAACAAGGGGGCACGGTAATCCAGCAGCGCTACATCCTGAGAAAGCAACAATATTACAGATTAAATTGATTTTGAAAAAGTACTGGGAAAATTATTGCTGCCTTAAGTTTACCTGCTCATAGTCCTCAGCCCAGGTTTCATAGAAGCCAACCTTATCCTGGGCCCCTGTGTTTTTGTGGGCTGACAGGATCACATTCTTTACATCAGAAAAGGTCCGACTGGCATTTGCCATTCCTTTAGGGAAAATTACACAGATTCTGGTACTCTTTAGGgcaattacaaaatatttttatgacaatGCCATAGATAGGCTgctataaacattttatatgacatttatataaatattaaataaatgtatctgTATATTTGGATAAAATGAATCATCTTCCAAAATGTATAGATGCAAATcaaatttgtatatatatatatatatatatatatacacacaactGACAAAATATTTCATCATAATACGTCCAAATATTTCTTAATAAACCAatttaatcaaacaaacaaaaaaataagatAATTGATCCAAACATTAGTCCtacattcaaatgtttatttaattgagAAGAGTGCACAGATGCACAGTCCTGTAGAGTGATGAAGTACTTGATTAATCAAATATATAGTTAGTTTTGACGCGCACGCGCGGAATTGGATGTTTTTTCATGCGCATGTGAGCTACCATTGAAcgtattaatcttaatgtaattttaataatcTTAATAAACTGTAATGCCGAGTTAAATCACTGTAGTATTTACAAACTCCTAAAAACGGTTGTTTTCCGTCCTACCAGCAGAGGGCGGAAAAGAGAATCAACAACAAAGTGCTGCTAACTCCCTATCCAACACATTCTACTCAGGATAACATCAGATTTATATTCCATAACCGACCAACTTATGGTTCACTAAGAAAATGGACGATTTTTAAGAGTTTTATACACTTTTCGACTCGTTTATACTGATTTCCATGTAGGGGAACGAACCAAATCCGGTTTGCATTGTTGTGGTTTAGCGGAGAGACGGGAAACTCCAAGCCGTGGATCGGGCCTGTTTCAAAACATAACCTATTCAAGGTAACTGATTGATATTTGACTGGTTTTATTcctaaatctttaaaaaaaatattcgcAGAAGTTTTCTTTATCTTTTAAAGTGACATTGCGCTGCTGCATACGGAGAAAATGACTTTTTACGTCAGGATTTAAGAAAGAAACTCCAGCTCTGTGAAGTCGTATTCTTCTTGCTCTCTCGCTATAACATGGCAGACGGTGTAAAATCTGACTCAAAAAGGCCGAAGACTAATATCATGTTCCGTGGAAATGAATAGAAGTCGTTTATCTATATTGTGTTGTATGTAAACAACTTATAAGCAAGCATGCGACTTACCTGCGGTCGCTTGCATATGCAATATGAAAGTACAAAGTAACCTTAGTATAGACGTAGACGCTGCACTCATGATAACGCATgcaataatttaattaataataatgattttatatacttatatatttatatattttatttttatttataaattaatgttttcacatttatttattcttaatTTTTTAGATATGCATTTCCTATATATTTCCTCAGTTTTGAAATATGCTTTATGAATAAATGTTTACTttaaaatttgcaaaatgtaaaatatacttggtaacactttacttaaaacccttataatacattataaagtaattcataatgtacattataatgcattatatctttACTCAAttgtaaccaaagttaaaatgcattataatatttgcagatttTGAAATTGcttgtttgttgtgtgttttaatgcattatacgttctaaaggtttattCAGTGAAAAGACAAGTATTATAACTGTGCTTACAATTATTTGTAAGCACCATACAATCCATTATAAGATTCATTATGCATTATCActgcattaaaaatacttttataatgcattatacaaataggctttaaagtacacatgaaatcaaaatcgaccctaattactttgttagtgcatattactagtcttgtggagaacaattaatccgtgcaagttaaaacacagaaaaaaattgtttgtcactgtaatctttaatcaaaatctgaaaagttacttctgGACTTTTCTGGAATGGTGTTCCTTCCCTgatgacgtcaatttgacggcttgggttgaaaacgcttaaaccactcctctgcaaccgttagtctgctatgagtaagagatggagaggaggagcgctaaagtacaaccctgccctctattcaatattccgtttcacttggaaatacgtcacaacactggagaaaagtcgtttgcaacttccggttcacacAGACTTTAAGCAAAGTTTTACCATATACTTTACTTGcctattttacagtaaatatttaTGTTTGCAGGTGCTTAAGAAGTCACAATGTCGATTTTGGGTCTAAAAAAGAAGCAACCAAAGACTTTTAAAGTCAAAGTCAGCACCATGGATGCTGAAATGGAGTTCAGTTGTGAGGTAAACATATATGAACTTACATACCTGTGTGTTTTTAATTCTGTGTTCTGTATTACCATGTTTTTGATTATCAATATTTTATAGGTCAAATGGAAAGGGAAAGATTTGTTTGACTTGGTGTGCCGTACCATCGGTCTGAGGGAAACGTGGTTTTTCGGCCTTCGATACACAGTGAAAGACACTTATGCCTGGCTGAAGCCTGATAAACGGGTGAGATGTGGTTGCAGCGCTGTGTGAACAGGTACTTGGAGTTATATAAGAATACCCTGATGAgtttgttgcattttttttaatccatcTAGGTTCTGGATCAAGAAGTTCCAAAGGACTCTCCGATAACATTTCATTTTCTTGCCAAATTCTTCCCTGAGAAAGTTGAGGATGAGCTTGTTCAGGAAATTACTCAGCACCTCTTCTTTTTACAAGTATGTGGGAGTTGTTCTTGTGAATGATTTCTCTCCATGATGGTCTTTTCTGCTCTACAGAAACCTCTTTTGGTGTTTTGCAATGATTAATCTTGTTTTCTTTGAGCAGAGTTGTTCTAGATTTGAAATGAAGACTCTTTCTGTTTCTTTACCAAGGTCAAAAAGCAGATACTGGATGAGGAGATCTTTTGCTCTCCAGAAGCTTCTGTTCTTTTGGCATCATATGCTGTTCAAGCCAAGGTAGGTCTCCATATCCGTGTTTACTGGAAAGATGAGTATTATCGCTGTTGAGCGGAAACCTTGTATCTCCATCTTtcgtctttttttctttcataaatcgttactattggtcaccctttatGCATGTCTGAGGGCgttgcaaatatttaaccaatgaaaagtattaaaggtgccatcgaactttttttacacaatgtaatataagtctaaggtgtcccctgaatgtgtctgtgaagtttcagctcaaaataccccatagatttttttttattcatttttttaactgcctattctggggcatcattaactatgcaccgattcaggctgcggatgattctgaacgagtttgatagtgctccgtggctaacgggctaaagctaacattacacactgttggatagatttataaagaatgaagttgtgtttatgcattatacagactgcaagtgtttaaaaatgaaaataacggctcttgtctccatgaatacagtaagaaacgatggtaactttaaccacatttaacagtacattagcaacatgctaacgaaacatttagaaagacaatttacaaatatcactaaaaatatcatggatcatgtcagttattattgctccatctgccattgtTCGCTagtgttcttgcttgcttaccttgtctgatgattcagctgtgcacatccagacgttaatactggctgcccttgtctaatgccttgaacatgagctgatatatgcaaatattggggtcatacatattaatgatcccgactgttacgtaacagtcggtgttatgttgagattcgcctgttcttctgaggtcttttaaacaaatgagatttacataagaaggaggaaacaatggtgtttgagactcactgtatgtcatttccatgtactgaactcttgttattcaactatgccaaggtaaattcaattttccattcgatggcacctttaaaaagtgcTTTCAAAACTTCACAACTCCACCCACCTCGATTGTGAATGAAGTGTCGCATGCAGTTTGGAAcgtctctgcttgtttgcaatgcaaggg includes the following:
- the LOC125252236 gene encoding claudin-4-like; the protein is MVSAARQILGICLAMIGFLGSIVICGLPNWKVTAFIGANIVTAQIIWEGLWMNCVVQSTGQMQCKVYDSLLALPQDLQGARALVIIAIIAGVFGILLCLVGGKCTNFVEDEASKAKVAIASGVIFIIVGILVLIPVCWTANTIIRDFYNPLLVGSLKRELGASLYIGWASAGLLFLGGGLLCSSCPPSEDVPHNVKYSQARSVDSSKAYV
- the LOC125252234 gene encoding claudin-4-like; the protein is MASLGMHMLASALALLGWTGALLSCIMPMWRVTAFIGTTIVTSETMWEGIWMSCVIQSTGQMQCKPYESTLALSSDLQAARALTVMSILLGAVGLVLAFIGGKCTIFMGGSKRSKARIATAAGVTLIVAGILCIIPVSWSAGIVVQTFYNPLMTNSQRREIGGAIYVGWGASVVLMLGGGMLCTTICKDKTEDDSGPSVKYLIVRSSQAGSSRAGSQRMRPISVRSMQSATPSVRSQWSQKVPMNQGRPPSTDSHQSKPSTTKSQLARAESMPESEQDKGAWTKSQLIDDGLDQMLAPSESSETPEDAPKTYI
- the mettl27 gene encoding methyltransferase-like protein 27, with product MSAASTSILRLLCTFILHMQATAGMANASRTFSDVKNVILSAHKNTGAQDKVGFYETWAEDYEQDVALLDYRAPLLAAECVSSFFTGDREKATVLDVACGTGLVSGHLKQMGFRHFVGVDGSLRMLELAKKTGLYQQLTQCLLGQDEISAETYDVVIIVGALSVGQVPLTVVRELCDLTKPGGYVCMTTRGNADNREYKAELEKMIKALEEEQKWSRVTVVEVEEWERAVSEKDSGYIPGTIYLYQRSV